A genomic region of Trifolium pratense cultivar HEN17-A07 linkage group LG3, ARS_RC_1.1, whole genome shotgun sequence contains the following coding sequences:
- the LOC123914783 gene encoding protein terminal ear1-like codes for MEKSELQTVETSSSKKVIDDRRFRLKSRLEWRVKGESKDHHKTRVVSHDEQFRHYFRDVHHRRNRRCRFPIVPVRPDGEETTVMIKNIPSKYNRDMLVNFLENHCMVENAKENEIGEESTFAFDFVYLPIDFRTGFNKGYAFVNFTKAIAAWKFLLTASKKKWELFLSDKIRDVVAARLQGFENLVHHFESMNFPCASDEVLPLCFSPPRDGMIKGNQWTIGRLRY; via the exons ATGGAAAAAAGTGAACTTCAAACGGTGGAAACATCTAGTAGTAAAAAAGTAATCGATGATCGTAGGTTCAGACTCAAATCTCGTTTGGAGTGGAGGGTAAAAGGTGAATCCAAAGATCACCACAAAACTCGTGTTGTTAGTCATGATGAACAGTTTCGTCACTACTTTAGGGATGTTCATCACAGAAGGAATCGTCGCTGTCGTTTTCCGATCGTTCCGGTTCGTCCTGACGGCGAAGAAACCACGGTCATGATAAAAAACATACCTAGCAAGTACAa CCGGGATATGCTTGTGAACTTCTTGGAAAACCATTGCATGGTTGAAAATgctaaagaaaatgaaattggaGAAGAAAGTACTTTTGCTTTTGATTTTGTGTATCTGCCTATTGATTTCAG AACTGGATTTAACAAAGGCTATGCCTTTGTGAATTTTACTAAAGCAATAGCAGCTTGGAAATTTCTTCTGACAGCTTCTAAAAAGAAATGGGAACTCTTCCTTTCCGATAAGATACGCGATGTTGTTGCCGCACGGCTCCAG GGATTTGAGAATTTAGTGCATCATTTTGAAAGCATGAATTTTCCATGCGCGTCCGATGAAGTTCTGCCGCTGTGTTTTAGTCCACCTCGGGATGGTATGATCAAAGGAAACCAATGGACTATTGGGAGGCTTCGCTATTag
- the LOC123916691 gene encoding protein DETOXIFICATION 46, chloroplastic, with protein sequence MALKIQSILLPRSLHFPPLQNPNLTPLSPSSTISNRHLPLHFFTPPLPPNSSLSISAFHRNPFVTARAIQGQELTGDGIPNSTEHKGQINEASEEDKVEKEEVEKELANQGIWIQMKEIIKFTGPATGLWICGPLMSLIDTAVIGQGSSIELAALGPATVVCDYMSYVFMFLSVATSNMVATALAKQDREEVQHHISVLLFVGLACGFSMLLFTGLFGAATLTAFTGSKNAHVVPAANTYVQIRGLAWPALLVGWVAQSASLGMKDSWGPLKALAAASIINAVGDILLCTYLGYGIAGAAWATMASQVVAAYMMMRTLNMKGYNAFALSIPSGSEFLTILGLAAPVFMTMMSKVAFYSLLIYFATSMGTHTMAAHQVMVQTFCMCTVWGEPLSQTAQSFMPELLYGVNRNLSKARMLLRSLAIIGATLGLLLGIVGTSVPFLFPYIFTPDRMVIQEMHKVLIPYFIALVVTPPTHSLEGTLMAGRDLRFISLSMTGCLCGGALVLWILCSRFGLQGCWFSLALFQWARFSMALLRLLSPTGILYSEDIEYNRLQKLKTA encoded by the exons ATGGCACTCAAAATCCAATCAATACTTCTTCCTCGTTCTCTTCACTTTCCTCCCCTTCAAAACCCTAATCTCACACCACTTTCTCCCTCTTCAACCATTTCTAACCGTCACCTTCCTCTCCATTTCTTCACACCTCCCCTTCCTCCAAATTCAAGCCTCTCAATCTCCGCATTTCACCGCAATCCATTCGTAACCGCTCGCGCAATTCAAGGTCAAGAACTCACCGGCGATGGCATCCCAAATTCAACTGAACACAAAGGCCAAATCAACGAAGCTTCTGAAGAAGATAAAGTTGAAAAGGAAGAAGTGGAAAAAGAACTAGCGAATCAAGGTATATGGATTCAGATGAAGGAAATTATCAAGTTTACTGGACCTGCAACTGGACTTTGGATCTGTGGACCGttaatgagtttaattgatactGCTGTTATCGGTCAGGGAAGTTCCATTGAGCTTGCTGCTTTAG GTCCTGCTACAGTTGTTTGTGATTACATGAGCTATGTGTTCATGTTTCTATCAGTTGCTACTTCCAATATGGTTGCTACTGCCCTTGCTAAACag GATAGAGAAGAAGTTCAACATCACATATCTGTCTTGCTTTTTGTTGGGTTGGCTTGTGGCTTCTCAATGCTTTTGTTCACAGGGCTATTTGGTGCTGCCACACTCACTG CTTTCACCGGATCAAAGAATGCACATGTAGTACCTGCAGCTAACACTTACGTACAG atTCGAGGCTTGGCATGGCCTGCTTTACTTGTCGGATGGGTTGCACAGAGTGCAAG TCTTGGTATGAAAGATTCCTGGGGACCCTTGAAAGCTTTGGCTGCTGCTAGTATTATCAATGCCGTTGGTGATATACTTTTGTGCACCTATTTAGGCTACGGAATTGCAGGGGCTGCATGGGCTACAATGGCATCACAA GTTGTTGCTGCTTATATGATGATGCGAACCTTGAACATGAAGGGATACAATGCCTTTGCCTTATCCATTCCTTCGGGGAGTGAATTTCTCACGATACTCGGGCTTGCTGCTCCTGTTTTTATGACAATGATGTCAAAG GTGGCTTTCTACTCCCTACTAATATACTTTGCAACATCAATGGGTACACATACAATGGCTGCTCATCAA GTCATGGTCCAAACCTTTTGCATGTGCACAGTATGGGGTGAACCTCTCTCACAAACTGCTCAATCATTTATGCCTGAATTGCTATATGGAGTTAATCGGAATTTGTCAAAG GCTCGGATGCTTCTAAGGTCTCTCGCAATAATTGGAGCTACACTTGGATTGTTATTAGGAATTGTTGGAACATCAGTTCCTTTCTTATTTCCCTACATTTTTACACCTGATCGGATGGTCATTCAGGAG ATGCACAAGGTGCTGATTCCATACTTTATAGCACTGGTTGTGACACCCCCTACTCACAGCCTTGAGGGAACTTTGATG GCTGGAAGGGATCTAAGATTCATAAGTTTGTCAATGACTGGATGCTTATGCGGAGGTGCACTGGTATTATGG ATTTTGTGTAGCAGATTCGGTTTGCAAGGCTGTTGGTTTTCCCTCGCATTGTTTCAATGG GCTCGGTTTTCAATGGCACTTCTGCGACTTCTCTCTCCCACGGGAATTTTATACTCGGAAGACATTGAATATAATAGACTGCAAAAGCTTAAGACTGCTTAG
- the LOC123918685 gene encoding uncharacterized protein LOC123918685: protein MTTASSSASCHLLLVLRSQPPLPSPSSSSSFISFLKPFFLPSSNITLRKFHLLPKNTLFPTFLSTPPSSSRSFSYTPPLSSFNGSLTSKSIEEEEEYDEETGFSEDEVETEKDNFEDAQVVEDSNSSPLVRQREERLKVKLPSLSVKEKKELGSFAHSLGKKLKTQLVGKSGVTPNLITAFSDNLEANELLKIKIHGSCPSELDDVVKQLEEETGSVTVGQIGRTLILYRPSLSKLKVEEKKKEVQKLYLEKQRKRRLLINRSKEREAPKSSRRGSSWKVKGSRS, encoded by the exons ATGACAACAGCTTCATCATCCGCCTCCTGTCACCTCCTTCTCGTTCTCCGTTCACAACCGCCGTTACCGTCACcgtcttcttcttcctctttcatTTCCTTTCTCAAACCTTTCTTTCTTCCTTCTTCCAATATTACCCTTCGTAAATTTCACCTTCTTCCAAAAAATACCCTTTTCCCCACTTTCTTATCCACACCCCCATCCTCTTCCCGCTCTTTTTCCTACACCCCTCCCCTCTCTTCCTTCAATGGAAGTTTAACTTCAAAATccatagaagaagaagaagaatatgatGAAGAAACAGGTTTTTCAGAAGATGAAGTTGAGACTGAAAAGGACAATTTTGAAGATGCCCAAGTGGTGGAGGATTCGAATTCATCGCCATTGGTTAGACAGAGAGAAGAGAGATTGAAGGTGAAATTACCGAGTTTAAGTGTGAAGGAAAAGAAAGAACTTGGGTCTTTTGCACATAGTTTGGGGAAAAAGCTTAAGACACAATTAGTGGGTAAATCTGGTGTTACTCCAAATCTTATTACCGCTTTCAGTGATAACCTTGAAGCTAATGAACTTCTCAAG ATTAAAATACATGGGAGTTGTCCAAGTGAGTTAGATGATGTTGTGAAGCAGTTGGAAGAAGAAACCGGTTCAGTGACAGTTGGTCAGATTGGTCGAACCCTTATTTTATACAGGCCTAGTCTCTCCAAATTGAAGgtagaagagaagaagaaagaagttCAGAAACTTTATCTGGAAAAACAACGTAAACGGAGATTGCTAATAAACAGG AGTAAGGAACGAGAAGCACCCAAATCATCACGGCGAGGTTCGTCGTGGAAAGTAAAAGGCAGCAGGTCATAA